In the genome of Pseudomonas putida, one region contains:
- a CDS encoding DUF6586 family protein → MAQELYTRTNQKLFFAGLALESMAKAEGSQAMNAQGLIQAERESALFHLYGALLGLCHEIAGFYRLPQATASRVELLLNDEALDGIAIPEVAELLELVRQPETWLAQLLRAYADLFRPPVAKKAPKTDVTQPLIQAVNLDEPEHPALSRQELESWRANLKDVVRRFRDALSEC, encoded by the coding sequence ATGGCCCAGGAACTCTATACCCGCACTAATCAGAAACTCTTCTTCGCCGGGCTTGCCTTGGAGTCCATGGCCAAGGCTGAGGGCAGTCAGGCGATGAATGCACAGGGTCTGATCCAGGCCGAGCGCGAGTCGGCGCTGTTTCATTTGTATGGCGCCCTGCTGGGGCTGTGCCACGAGATCGCAGGCTTCTACCGTTTGCCTCAGGCCACTGCGTCGCGGGTAGAACTGTTGCTCAATGACGAGGCGCTGGACGGCATTGCCATCCCTGAAGTGGCCGAACTGCTGGAGTTGGTGCGTCAGCCAGAAACCTGGCTTGCGCAATTGCTGCGTGCTTATGCCGATTTGTTCCGACCGCCGGTCGCCAAGAAAGCCCCGAAGACCGACGTCACCCAGCCGCTGATCCAGGCCGTCAATCTGGATGAGCCCGAGCATCCAGCGCTTTCCCGCCAAGAGCTGGAAAGCTGGCGGGCCAATCTAAAGGACGTGGTCCGACGCTTCCGTGACGCGTTGAGTGAGTGCTGA